One window of the Candidatus Jettenia sp. genome contains the following:
- a CDS encoding HIT domain-containing protein gives MKNIWAPWRITYIQESSQENGCFLCNAFQDNQDKKHLVIYRGKECFCILNRYPYNSGHLMITPNKHKADISDLTDEEMLEIMKLTRDMKETLTKIMKPEGFNIGINLGKPAGAGLIGHFHLHIVPRWGGDTNFMPVISDVKVIPQSLEDIHKEFKKYW, from the coding sequence ATGAAGAATATTTGGGCACCCTGGCGCATAACATATATACAAGAATCTTCTCAAGAAAACGGTTGTTTCTTATGTAACGCATTTCAGGATAATCAGGATAAGAAACATCTCGTTATTTATCGGGGTAAAGAGTGTTTCTGCATCCTTAACAGATACCCATACAACAGTGGACACCTGATGATTACGCCTAACAAACATAAAGCAGATATTTCTGATCTTACCGATGAAGAAATGCTGGAGATTATGAAATTGACAAGGGATATGAAAGAAACCCTTACGAAAATAATGAAACCCGAAGGATTCAATATCGGTATAAACCTGGGAAAACCAGCCGGAGCAGGTCTTATTGGCCATTTCCATCTCCATATCGTACCCCGTTGGGGAGGTGATACCAATTTTATGCCTGTCATTTCAGACGTAAAGGTTATCCCACAATCTCTGGAAGATATCCATAAAGAATTCAAAAAATATTGGTAA
- the lptB gene encoding LPS export ABC transporter ATP-binding protein — MNLLRAEGLTKSYGKRIVVNQVSFEINDGEIVGLLGQNGAGKSTSFNMIIGTIQPDSGRVIFRNEDITDSPIYLRARKGMGYLCQETSVFQRLTVEENILAILETHRYNSDEKYKRLIELLTEFNLKPLSKNKACTLSGGERRRLEIARALASSPAMILLDEPFTGVDPIAVNEVQDILLRLKSKGIGLLITDHNVREALSITTRSYIINAGTVVASGTTQEILSNPIARQSYLGNNFPTSEQRLTDFNTKGKKPKDANQKPIARKDAIY, encoded by the coding sequence ATGAATTTATTAAGGGCAGAAGGTTTAACAAAATCATACGGCAAACGTATTGTCGTCAATCAGGTTAGTTTTGAAATCAATGATGGGGAAATTGTAGGATTACTTGGTCAAAACGGAGCGGGAAAGAGCACCTCATTCAATATGATTATCGGTACTATTCAGCCAGATAGCGGCCGGGTGATCTTCCGAAATGAGGATATCACTGATTCTCCCATATATCTTCGTGCCCGAAAAGGGATGGGTTATCTATGCCAGGAAACATCTGTCTTCCAACGTTTAACGGTAGAGGAAAATATCCTTGCTATCCTTGAAACACATCGATACAATTCTGACGAAAAATACAAGCGACTGATAGAATTACTTACCGAATTTAATCTGAAGCCATTATCAAAAAATAAAGCATGTACCCTTTCGGGTGGAGAAAGAAGGCGGTTGGAAATTGCACGGGCGCTTGCCAGTTCTCCGGCTATGATTCTTTTAGATGAACCATTTACCGGCGTTGATCCTATTGCAGTAAATGAGGTACAGGATATCCTTTTACGATTAAAAAGCAAAGGTATTGGCTTACTGATAACCGACCATAACGTCCGTGAAGCCCTTAGTATCACAACACGCTCTTATATTATCAACGCAGGTACTGTCGTTGCCAGCGGCACTACACAGGAAATCTTAAGCAATCCCATTGCGCGCCAATCTTATTTAGGGAATAATTTCCCCACCAGCGAGCAGAGACTAACAGACTTTAACACCAAAGGCAAAAAACCGAAAGATGCCAATCAAAAACCTATCGCTCGTAAAGATGCAATCTATTAA
- a CDS encoding zinc ribbon domain-containing protein: MPIYEFQCNQCNTKFDEYFRSASEQKELFCPSCQSNHIHKLFSLFGMSAGSGGNGDSGGSGSCGSCTASTCTGCS, translated from the coding sequence ATGCCAATATACGAATTTCAATGCAACCAGTGCAATACAAAGTTTGACGAATATTTCCGGAGTGCATCCGAACAGAAAGAGCTCTTTTGTCCATCCTGTCAGAGTAATCATATCCATAAGTTATTCTCCCTATTTGGAATGTCTGCAGGGAGTGGTGGAAACGGCGATTCCGGTGGTTCTGGCAGTTGTGGTAGTTGCACTGCTTCCACCTGTACCGGATGTTCCTAA
- the ispD gene encoding 2-C-methyl-D-erythritol 4-phosphate cytidylyltransferase produces the protein MKVSAILVGAGLGLRMGGSVKKPFLQLRGKPIFLHTIERFSQVDTIREIIFVIGETEIKSLCEQWKTVLDTYKVKKIIPGGKRRQDSVYHGLCQAAADAEIILIHDIVRPLVRKEHIEAVIDKVRESQAAILAAPMKATVKETGNDLFIQRTIPRSSLWMAQTPQGFEKHLILKVFHELKNSEREFTDDAEMVEKAGYPVCIVPGSDENIKITTPEDIRLAEALLLP, from the coding sequence ATGAAAGTGTCAGCAATTTTAGTGGGAGCAGGCCTTGGGTTACGGATGGGTGGATCTGTCAAAAAGCCATTTTTACAGCTCCGTGGTAAGCCAATATTCCTCCATACTATTGAACGTTTTTCACAAGTCGATACCATTCGTGAAATTATTTTTGTTATCGGTGAAACTGAAATAAAATCGCTCTGTGAGCAATGGAAAACGGTTTTGGATACTTATAAGGTTAAAAAAATTATTCCTGGCGGCAAAAGACGTCAGGACAGTGTCTATCATGGGCTTTGCCAAGCAGCAGCAGATGCTGAGATTATACTTATTCATGATATTGTAAGGCCACTGGTGAGAAAAGAGCATATTGAAGCCGTTATAGATAAAGTAAGAGAATCACAGGCGGCTATCCTTGCAGCACCCATGAAAGCGACCGTTAAAGAAACAGGAAATGATTTATTCATCCAACGGACTATCCCGAGAAGCAGCTTATGGATGGCTCAAACCCCCCAGGGGTTTGAGAAGCATCTCATTCTCAAGGTATTTCACGAGCTTAAAAATTCAGAGAGAGAGTTTACGGATGATGCTGAAATGGTGGAAAAAGCAGGCTATCCTGTCTGTATCGTCCCCGGTTCAGATGAAAATATTAAAATTACAACGCCTGAGGATATCCGTCTCGCAGAAGCATTACTTTTACCATAA
- a CDS encoding hemerythrin domain-containing protein: protein MKKIFIIIVFIPCTYLSPYISSASTYQHNTSTVDRSSLATEMLHQEFETIRRVLHILEKASHYLDKGKPVSQKTFSNIIEIIKEFSDKCHQEKEDKVLFPLMKDKEEGKKKDLLGRLLMEHVTSRDKIRDLSVSLNNLYLGKKAKKKLTKIAYAYIKHTRKHIQTEEKVLFPWVNKVLTHDEQILLKNKFEALEKNDIETGVHEKYIAMIEEIEKQLEICPEF from the coding sequence ATGAAAAAAATTTTTATCATAATTGTTTTTATTCCTTGTACCTATCTTTCTCCGTATATCTCATCAGCCAGCACATATCAGCACAATACATCTACGGTTGACCGGAGCTCACTTGCGACAGAGATGTTACATCAGGAATTTGAGACGATAAGAAGGGTACTCCACATCCTGGAAAAAGCCTCCCATTATCTCGACAAGGGTAAGCCAGTTTCTCAGAAAACGTTTAGTAACATTATAGAAATTATTAAAGAGTTTTCGGACAAATGCCATCAAGAGAAAGAAGACAAGGTACTGTTTCCACTTATGAAGGACAAGGAAGAAGGGAAAAAGAAAGATCTTTTGGGACGGTTACTTATGGAGCATGTAACTTCACGTGACAAAATACGGGATCTATCTGTATCACTCAATAATCTTTATCTCGGTAAAAAGGCAAAAAAGAAGCTCACCAAAATTGCCTATGCCTATATCAAACATACCAGGAAACATATTCAAACAGAGGAAAAAGTTCTCTTCCCCTGGGTAAATAAGGTATTAACTCATGATGAACAAATACTATTAAAAAATAAATTTGAGGCCTTGGAGAAGAATGATATTGAAACCGGCGTTCATGAGAAGTATATTGCTATGATTGAAGAGATTGAGAAGCAACTAGAAATTTGCCCCGAGTTCTAG
- a CDS encoding S26 family signal peptidase — protein MANIKEKQTTSTADNKGKKRKGKLRENIESIAIAIALAFAIRYFVIEAFKIPTGSMAPTLLGEHKDVKCPNCGWFFYADRNTEIALCPNCQAETNISMYCSTCNDRIRYNWPAWLWRKGTCPKCQITIPWSDLSNRVLHGGNRILVNKFWYKFKNPERWDVMVFIYPLYDLTCKGCYTQLPDTEWSEGLRCPRCGSTRFSKKKKNYIKRLVGLPGEKLQIINGDIYINDRIQRKPQKIQDTLWLPVYNSHYPAKDENTPLWIADSKAWKIDKESLILNTISDGNSPVSMVTFGRKISDQNGYNRGSNSEMGDIKISFDVTPSKGSHYLELALERNQDVFTAIIPTSDVDKKGRLTKSGNVVLEKDIHLQTGQKHTLEFSHVDRIVSLRIDDKEVFSFDNDDGTIPAPRPFDVSRIHFGGGHVHATFENIKIFHDIYYTNLSPNAWGTEQPIQLGEKDYFMLGDNSRNSNDSRVWKFVPEKNIVGKAFFVFWPLDTIKFIK, from the coding sequence GTGGCTAATATAAAAGAAAAACAAACAACATCTACGGCAGATAATAAAGGAAAAAAACGGAAAGGCAAATTACGGGAAAATATTGAATCCATAGCGATTGCCATTGCACTCGCCTTTGCCATCCGCTATTTTGTAATAGAAGCATTTAAAATCCCAACAGGCTCTATGGCGCCCACCTTGCTGGGGGAACACAAAGATGTAAAATGTCCAAATTGTGGCTGGTTCTTTTATGCAGATCGTAATACGGAAATCGCTCTATGTCCTAATTGCCAGGCTGAAACAAATATCTCTATGTACTGTAGTACTTGTAACGATAGAATCCGGTACAATTGGCCTGCATGGCTATGGAGGAAGGGAACATGTCCAAAATGCCAAATTACTATTCCCTGGTCAGATTTATCGAATCGCGTACTTCATGGCGGGAACAGGATTCTTGTTAATAAATTTTGGTATAAATTTAAAAATCCAGAACGCTGGGATGTTATGGTATTTATCTATCCTTTGTATGACCTTACGTGCAAAGGGTGTTATACACAACTGCCTGATACGGAATGGAGTGAGGGATTGCGCTGTCCCCGATGCGGTTCAACACGATTTTCAAAAAAGAAGAAAAATTATATTAAAAGACTTGTTGGTTTACCAGGGGAGAAACTACAGATTATTAACGGCGATATCTATATCAACGATAGGATACAAAGAAAACCCCAAAAAATACAGGACACCCTGTGGTTGCCTGTCTACAATAGCCATTATCCGGCAAAAGACGAAAATACCCCACTATGGATAGCCGATAGCAAAGCGTGGAAGATTGATAAAGAATCGCTCATCCTGAACACTATTTCAGATGGAAACTCACCGGTATCTATGGTAACGTTTGGACGGAAAATTTCTGACCAAAATGGTTACAACAGGGGCAGTAATAGCGAAATGGGGGATATAAAGATTAGCTTTGATGTAACACCATCAAAAGGATCTCATTATCTGGAGCTTGCCTTGGAAAGAAACCAGGATGTATTTACCGCTATTATCCCAACCAGCGATGTGGATAAAAAAGGTCGCCTTACAAAATCAGGAAACGTTGTCCTGGAAAAGGATATCCATTTACAAACAGGACAAAAACATACGTTAGAGTTTTCACATGTCGATCGTATTGTCTCTCTCCGGATAGATGATAAAGAAGTTTTCTCTTTTGATAATGACGATGGAACGATACCGGCACCACGTCCATTTGATGTGAGTCGAATTCATTTCGGCGGTGGTCACGTACACGCAACTTTTGAAAATATCAAAATCTTTCACGATATTTATTATACCAATCTTTCTCCTAATGCATGGGGAACAGAACAACCAATCCAGTTAGGAGAAAAGGATTATTTTATGCTTGGTGATAATAGCAGGAATAGTAACGACAGCCGTGTGTGGAAGTTTGTTCCGGAGAAGAATATCGTTGGAAAAGCATTCTTTGTATTCTGGCCGCTGGATACTATCAAGTTTATCAAATAG
- a CDS encoding deoxyguanosinetriphosphate triphosphohydrolase, with translation MLTREEIETREERELASYAMKSKDSRGRKYPEEEHYYRGIYQRDRDRIIHSTAFRRLEYKTQVFVNHEGDYYRTRLTHTIEVSQIARTIARALNLNEDLAEAIALAHDLGHTPFGHSGEDALKKLMEGHGGFEHNLHGLRVVDILEQKYPDFPGLNLSWELKESIVKHKSPYDNTSVSAEYNTNEQPLLEAQIVDKADSIAYDNHDLDDSLKAGIITHDELLSVELWRETQKKVKQEYTIHDHDVLIAQTIKALINIEVIDLLENTVSRIKHEGIQCVQDVRKYPGTIVSFSPLLSEQKKKLQQFLFRNVYQHYRVARMADKAKRFLEELFTAFIKNPKQLPLEYQKWIEKAGLYQGVCDYIAGMTDRFAQDEYKKLFYPYERV, from the coding sequence ATGTTGACACGAGAAGAAATCGAAACCAGAGAAGAACGTGAGCTTGCCTCTTATGCCATGAAAAGTAAGGATTCCAGGGGCAGAAAATATCCGGAGGAGGAGCACTATTATCGCGGTATCTATCAACGGGACCGGGATCGTATTATCCATTCTACAGCATTCAGGCGCCTTGAGTATAAAACTCAGGTTTTTGTAAATCACGAAGGAGATTATTACCGGACCAGGTTAACCCATACCATTGAGGTCTCACAAATTGCACGAACCATCGCCCGGGCTTTGAATCTCAATGAGGATCTTGCAGAGGCTATCGCACTTGCGCATGATCTTGGCCATACCCCTTTTGGGCATTCAGGTGAAGATGCCTTGAAAAAGTTGATGGAAGGACATGGAGGGTTTGAACACAACCTTCACGGACTTCGCGTTGTTGACATCCTTGAACAAAAATATCCGGACTTTCCGGGATTAAATTTATCATGGGAGTTAAAGGAATCCATCGTAAAGCATAAATCTCCTTACGATAATACCTCGGTTTCAGCAGAATATAATACCAATGAGCAACCGTTACTTGAAGCACAAATTGTGGATAAAGCAGATTCCATTGCTTACGATAACCACGATCTCGACGACAGTTTAAAGGCAGGCATTATTACTCATGATGAGCTACTATCGGTCGAATTATGGCGGGAAACCCAGAAAAAAGTTAAACAAGAATATACAATCCACGATCATGATGTATTAATCGCACAAACCATTAAAGCCCTCATTAATATTGAGGTTATTGATCTCCTTGAAAACACGGTATCCAGAATTAAGCATGAGGGTATACAGTGCGTCCAGGATGTAAGAAAATACCCGGGCACCATTGTATCCTTCTCCCCATTGCTATCCGAGCAAAAGAAGAAACTTCAACAGTTTCTCTTCAGAAATGTGTACCAACACTACCGGGTAGCCCGAATGGCAGATAAAGCAAAGCGTTTTTTGGAAGAACTATTCACCGCTTTTATCAAAAACCCGAAACAACTTCCTCTTGAATATCAAAAATGGATAGAAAAAGCCGGGCTTTATCAAGGTGTTTGCGATTATATCGCAGGAATGACAGATCGTTTTGCGCAGGATGAATACAAAAAGCTGTTCTATCCATACGAGAGGGTTTGA